From Pseudomonas arsenicoxydans:
GGGGAAGGCAGTGTGCCGTTGCTCGCCTACAGTGCCGGCGCGTTTCTGGGACGATCGGTGAACATGTTGCTGCGCCAACGGGCGCTGCGCTTCACCACCATTTACGAGACCGCCATGGCGGACAGCCTGAAAAGCATGGCGCTGGAAGGGCTGGGTATCGCCTGGGTGCCGCAACTCAGCGTACGCGCCGAACTGGCTCGCGGTGAGCTGGTCGTCTGCGGCGGCCCGCAATGGCATGTGCCCCTGGAGATTCGCCTGTATCGCTGCGCATTGGTGCGCAAGGCGAATGTGCGGTTGTTGTGGCGCAAACTTGAAGGTGGCGCCGCAGCGAGCGCATGAGGTCCCGAAGAGCGCGAGCGTTATCTCGCGCCCTACGGCAAGTTTCAGTACCGGCTGTCGACATAGTCCTTTATGCGTTTCCTGTTGCCTTCGCTAAAGACGAAACAGTTCGATCGAAGGGGCAAGGGTTCGAACATGAACGTTTCGCACCACCAGCCGTTATAAAGCACTTCGCCTTCTTCATGAATGGCATTGAAAGAATGTCCCAGCTCATGCCCGATCACCTGCTTAAAGTCGAGCGAAGCGATAGCCGTCAATCCGGGTCCATTTGCGATACCACCCACGCCGCCAAATACCGGGCCACCGTTAATGAAGTCGTTGGTGATCAACAGTATTCGGTCATTGCTTGACAGGGGAAATTCATTACGCTCATACCGTTCTCTTTTATATTCCCACGCTAACTTTTTCCAATCTTCAAACATGTTGTTTTGGTCTTTGGATTTATAGTTGAAGTTGGTGTAGGGCGGTCTGCTTCGATCAAAAATAACGTGAATTTTTCGACCGGTGATGTTCTCGAATTCGGCGGTGAACGGGCGAATATGATCTGCGTAGGTTGTGCTTCGCTTCGCCGCTGGCACATCATCGTGGAAAATTGCAAAAAGCCGGATGGGATTAGCTGGGTCATCTTTAAGTTTGTCTGGAGGATCGATAGCGTGTGCACTCAAGCTAATCATGAGTGTAAGGATGAAAGTAATGATTGGTTTTAATAATGCGTACATGGATTTGTCTCGTGATGGTATCGCTCTCGGTAAATTTAAGAGGGCAATGACAGTTTATTGTTAGTGATGCTGAAACAGGCTTGGCATTACTTGGTGTTTTTTGCGAAGGCGGTACGTGCTTGACCTTCGTGTAGATAACCAACGCTTCTTGATTTATAACAGTGGGCGACTGTCGTTTCTGCCGTAGAAGAGGGCTAGATCCTGGCGGCCATCGCTCATCCCGTCGCAAACTTGAGGGCGGCGCTGCTGGCCTTGCTGCTGAGATGGGTGAAGGGCAAGTCAATGCCTCTCGCCCAGGGAAATGATTTTGCGGATGTCAGTCGAATTGACTGAGATAGTTTCGAATATTGTCGCGGTTCTTTTCGCTGAAATGGTAATAATTACCTCGGACCGGAGAGTTGACGTCATATTTCATAATCGTGTCATGCCACCAGCCGTTGTAGACGATATCCGAATCTTCATGGGTGGCACCGAACATATGACCTATTTCGTGAGCAGGCGTCAGGTAGGAATCGATCGTAGCCATTGCGCTCTGACCTCTGTTGGAAGCGATTCCCGCGACGCGGCTGTTCATCCCGTGACGAGTGAGTAACAGAAATTTGTCCAGGTTAGGATTGAAAGGGAATGTTGTATCCGCTTTCGCTTGCAAGTCTTTAACCTTGTTTTCCCAGCCCCGAAGGGCCTCTGCAGCGTTTTCATTTCTGTAGTTGTAATTGGTCATTTTCGGAGCTGTGGATTGAGAGTTGAAAATAACCGTAACCGCGCGGCCGGAGATGTCTTCAAGCTCGGTCTCCAGCCAAGAAAAGTAGTTGTCGTAGAGCTTGCCTTTATCGTGTTCATCAAGATCGTCGTGGATAAAGACGAGTAAAAGAATGGGCTTTTTGAGGCGCTCAGGTTGCCCATCATTTATCAGCGAGCGTCTGTGTTGCACGCTGTGATTGTTTTCAATTGTGCCATCTTTCAGATTGTCGATAATCTGACTTGCTTTGCCTTTGTTCACGTCATAGTCCTTTATGTACTTCCCGCTGGAGAGGGGTTGGTGTTGTTTGTCTGTTGGCGATGTTTATTGTTGTGCTGATGCGGGCGTATAGTTTGTGCGGTGTTTCTATTTGAAGTTGTAAGTTAAGTTTGGTCGCTTGGCGTGGCAAGTTTCAAGTTGTTCTGTAATGTGTCTTGGGTGTTAATTCCGTAAGAACTCGGAGCCCAAAATAGTTATGGGCTTTTACACTATAGAGGCCAGTTTGCCTGTCACGGCCAAGAGGTTCTTTGGTTGACTTTCGAGTCAGTAACCCGGGCTTTTAGTGATCTATGACAGATGGTCGGCCAAGGGGCTGTTTATCTGCCTCATTGAGGTATACTGCGCGGCCTTCGGCCGGTTCGTCCGGCCATTTTTCGTACAATCAAGCCACGCATTTCTGCGTGGCTTGTTGTTTTTGACGCGCCTGCGGGCGCCCAGAGAGAAGAGGCACGACGATGAGTGCACTGGTTGGCGTGATCATGGGCTCCAAGTCCGATTGGTCCACCCTTAGCCACACCGCCGATATGCTGGAAAAGCTCGGCATTCCTTACGAGGTGAAAGTGGTCTCTGCCCACCGCACCCCGGACCTGCTGTTCCAGTACGCCGAAGAGGCCGAGGCGCGGGGCATCGAGGTGATCATCGCCGGTGCCGGTGGCGCGGCCCACTTGCCTGGCATGTGTGCGGCCAAGACCCACCTGCCAGTGCTGGGCGTCCCGGTGCAGTCGTCGATGCTTTCGGGCGTCGATTCACTGCTCTCTATCGTGCAGATGCCCGCTGGCATTCCGGTTGCTACCCTGGCCATTGGCAAGGCTGGCGCGATCAACGCCGCCCTGCTGTCGGCGAGCATCCTGGGCGCCAAGCACCCGCAGTTCCATGCGGTGCTGAAAACTTTCCGTGCTGAGCAGACAGACAGCGTCCTGGACAATCCAGACCCACGCATCGCCTGAGGTTTTTGACGATGAAGATCGGTGTAATCGGTGGCGGCCAGTTGGGTCGCATGTTGGCACTGGCGGGCACTCCGCTGGGCATGAACTTCGCTTTCCTGGATCCGGCGCCGGATGCTTGCGCAGCCGCATTGGGCGAACACCTGCGGGCCGATTACGGTGATCAGGATCACCTGCGTCAGCTGGCTGATGAAGTCGATCTGGTGACCTTTGAATTCGAAAGCGTCCCGGCCGAAACCGTGGCGTTCCTGTCGCAATTCGTCCCGGTTTACCCGAGTGCCGAAGCCCTGCGCATCGCTCGTGATCGCTGGTTCGAGAAAAGCATGTTCAAGGACCTGGGGATTCCCACCCCGGCGTTCGCCGATATTCAGTCGCAAGCCGACCTTGATGCCGCCGTGGCATCCATCGGTCTGCCGGCGGTACTGAAAACCCGGACGCTCGGTTACGACGGCAAGGGCCAGAAAGTCCTGCGCAAGCCTGAAGATGTCGTTGGCACCTTCGCCGAGCTGGGCAGTGTTGCTTGCCTGCTGGAAGGTTTCGTGCCATTCACCGGCGAAGTTTCGCTGATCGCCGTGCGTGCTCGCGATGGCGAAACGAAGTTTTACCCGCTGGTTCACAACACTCACGAAAATGGCATCCTCAAGCTGTCCGTGGCCAGCACCGACCACCCGCTGCAAGCGCTGGCC
This genomic window contains:
- a CDS encoding zinc metalloprotease, with amino-acid sequence MYALLKPIITFILTLMISLSAHAIDPPDKLKDDPANPIRLFAIFHDDVPAAKRSTTYADHIRPFTAEFENITGRKIHVIFDRSRPPYTNFNYKSKDQNNMFEDWKKLAWEYKRERYERNEFPLSSNDRILLITNDFINGGPVFGGVGGIANGPGLTAIASLDFKQVIGHELGHSFNAIHEEGEVLYNGWWCETFMFEPLPLRSNCFVFSEGNRKRIKDYVDSRY
- a CDS encoding reprolysin-like metallopeptidase — encoded protein: MNKGKASQIIDNLKDGTIENNHSVQHRRSLINDGQPERLKKPILLLVFIHDDLDEHDKGKLYDNYFSWLETELEDISGRAVTVIFNSQSTAPKMTNYNYRNENAAEALRGWENKVKDLQAKADTTFPFNPNLDKFLLLTRHGMNSRVAGIASNRGQSAMATIDSYLTPAHEIGHMFGATHEDSDIVYNGWWHDTIMKYDVNSPVRGNYYHFSEKNRDNIRNYLSQFD
- the purE gene encoding 5-(carboxyamino)imidazole ribonucleotide mutase — protein: MSALVGVIMGSKSDWSTLSHTADMLEKLGIPYEVKVVSAHRTPDLLFQYAEEAEARGIEVIIAGAGGAAHLPGMCAAKTHLPVLGVPVQSSMLSGVDSLLSIVQMPAGIPVATLAIGKAGAINAALLSASILGAKHPQFHAVLKTFRAEQTDSVLDNPDPRIA
- a CDS encoding 5-(carboxyamino)imidazole ribonucleotide synthase codes for the protein MKIGVIGGGQLGRMLALAGTPLGMNFAFLDPAPDACAAALGEHLRADYGDQDHLRQLADEVDLVTFEFESVPAETVAFLSQFVPVYPSAEALRIARDRWFEKSMFKDLGIPTPAFADIQSQADLDAAVASIGLPAVLKTRTLGYDGKGQKVLRKPEDVVGTFAELGSVACLLEGFVPFTGEVSLIAVRARDGETKFYPLVHNTHENGILKLSVASTDHPLQALAEDYSSRVLKQLNYVGVMAFEFFEVDGGLKANEIAPRVHNSGHWTTEGAECSQFENHLRAIAGLPLGSTAKVGESAMLNFIGKVPETEKVLAIADCHLHHYGKAFKVGRKVGHANLRCANRETLATQILKVEALIAE